GGCCCGTCAGCGCCTGTCCGATGCAGGTGTCGACACGGCGGTGATCCGCTTCACGAAGCAGTAAGCCAACCGGCCGAGCCCACGCAGAACCCGTTACGTTCCGTAACCCGAGCAACTGATTCGACGTTCACAACATGAAAAAACTGCTTAGCACGCTCCTTCTGTCCCTGGGCCTGGCTGCCGGCCTGGCCCAGGCTTCGCCCGCCGCACCGGTCGCCGGCAAGGACTTCGAGGTGATGAAGTCGCCGCAGCCGGTGTCCGCGCCGGCCGGCAAGGTCGAGGTGATCGAGTTCTTCTGGTACGGCTGCCCGCACTGCTACGAATTCGAGCCGACGATCGAGGCCTGGGTGAAGAAGCAAGGCAACAACATCGACTTCAAGCGCGTGCCGGTCGCCTTCCGCGACGATTTCGTCCCGCACTCGAAGCTGTACTACGCCGTGTCCGCGCTCGGCATCTCCGAGAAGGTCACGCCGGCAATCTTCAACGCGATCCACAAGCAGAAGAACTACCTGCTGACGCCGCAGGCGCAGGCCGACTTCCTGGCCACGCAGGGCGTCGACAAGAAGCAGTTCATGGACGCGTACAACTCGTTCAGCGTGCAGGGCGAGGTGAACCAGTCGGCCAAGCTGCTGAAGGACTACGCGATCGACGGCGTGCCGACGGTCGTCGTCAACGGCAAGTACAAGACGGGCCCCGCTTACACGAACAGCATCCCGGGCACGGCCCAGGTGCTCGACTTCCTCGTGAAGCAGGTTCAGGACAAGAAGCTCTGATCCCCGTCCGCGCACCGGCATGACTACTCCGCTGAAGGTCTTCATCACCGGTGCGTCGAGCGGCCTCGGCCTCGCGATGGCCGAGGAATACGCCCGCCAGGGCGCCACGCTCGCCCTCGTCGCGCGACGCACCGATGCACTCGATGCGTTCGCGCGGCGATTCCCCAAGCTGTCCATCTCCGTCTATTCCGCCGACGTGCGCGACGCCGACGCGCTCTCGACGGCCGCCGCGTCGTTCATCGCGACGCACGGCTGCCCCGACGTCGTGATCGCGAACGCGGGCATCAGCCAGGGCGCCGTCACGGGCCAGGGTGATCTTGCGACGTTCCGCAACGTGATGGACATCAACTACTACGGGATGGTCGCGACGTTCGAGCCGTTCGTCGGCCCGATGACGGCCGCGCGCCACGGCACGCTGGTCGGCGTCGCGAGTGTCGCCGGCGTGCGCGGCCTGCCGGGCTCCGGCGCGTACAGCGCGTCGAAATCGGCCGCGATCAAGTATCTCGAAGCGCTGCGCGTCGAGCTGCGCCCGGCCGGCGTCGGCGTCGTGACGATCGCACCCGGCTACATCCGCACGCCGATGACCGCGCACAACCCGTACCGGATGCCGTTCCTGATGGACGCCGACCGCTTCGCCGCACGCGCGGCGCGCGCGATTGCGCGGCAGCACGCGTTCCGCGTGATTCCGTGGCAGATGGGTGTCGTCGCGAAGGTGCTGCACGTGCTGCCGCGCTGGCTGTACGATCGCCTGTTCGAGAAGGCGCCGCGCAAGCCGAAAGCCGGCGCGCACTGATCGGCCAACCGGCCCGCGCGAAGCATCGCGGGCCGCTTCCCTGCTTCTCCTCACCGACGCCTGACGGCTTCGACACTGCGATTCGCGGCACGGCCGCACCGCTCCCGCGCTCTCCCCGCCGCGCCGCTGTCCGGCGTCCCCAGCGCCGACGCGCCTGCGCTCACCGCCGCCCTCCCCCCGCTCGCCGCCCGAACACCCATTCCGTCGCGAACGCAGCCGTTTTTCGGTCAATTACCCGCGTTCCGTCGCCTTTTTTCACGCGCCGCGCGCTTTGACGGTATGCTATTCGCCAGCCGCGCCGGCCCCACCCGCTTCCGGGCCGCGCCCGCATCCTGTCACCCAGCAAAAAACACAAGCCACGTGGGAGATCCTATGCAGGTCAAGCTGTTCGCCGCGGCCACGCTCGCCGCCGCCCTCGCCGCCCCCGGCCTCGCCGCCGCCAAGCCGCTCACCGTCTGCACGGAATCGAGCCCGGACGGCTTCGACGTCGTGCAGTACAACTCGCTCGTCACGACCAACGCGTCGGCCGACGTGATCTTCAACACGCTCGTGTCCTACGACGAAGCCGCGAAGAAGGTCGTACCCGCGCTCGCCGACAAATGGGAAGCGAGCGCCGACGGCCTCACGTACACGTTCCACCTGCGCCCGAACGTCGCGTTCCAGACCACCGACTATTTCAAGCCGGGCCGCACGCTGAATGCGGACGACGTCGTGTTCACGTTCACGCGGATGCTCGACGATTCGAACCCGTGGCACAAGGTGGCCGGCGCGAGCGGCTTCCCGCACGCGCAGTCGATGGGCCTCGTGAAGCTCGTCAAATCGGTCACGAAGGTCGACGACAGCACGGTGAAGTTCGTGCTGAACGAGCCGAACGCGACGTTCGTGCCGATCCTGACGATGGGCTTCGCCTCGATCTACTCGGCCGAATACGCGGACCAGCTGCTGAAGGCCGGCAAGCAGGCCGACCTGAACGCGAAGCCGGTCGGCACGGGCCCGTTCATGCTGAAGAGCTA
The DNA window shown above is from Burkholderia cepacia and carries:
- a CDS encoding thiol:disulfide interchange protein DsbA/DsbL; the encoded protein is MKKLLSTLLLSLGLAAGLAQASPAAPVAGKDFEVMKSPQPVSAPAGKVEVIEFFWYGCPHCYEFEPTIEAWVKKQGNNIDFKRVPVAFRDDFVPHSKLYYAVSALGISEKVTPAIFNAIHKQKNYLLTPQAQADFLATQGVDKKQFMDAYNSFSVQGEVNQSAKLLKDYAIDGVPTVVVNGKYKTGPAYTNSIPGTAQVLDFLVKQVQDKKL
- a CDS encoding SDR family oxidoreductase — translated: MTTPLKVFITGASSGLGLAMAEEYARQGATLALVARRTDALDAFARRFPKLSISVYSADVRDADALSTAAASFIATHGCPDVVIANAGISQGAVTGQGDLATFRNVMDINYYGMVATFEPFVGPMTAARHGTLVGVASVAGVRGLPGSGAYSASKSAAIKYLEALRVELRPAGVGVVTIAPGYIRTPMTAHNPYRMPFLMDADRFAARAARAIARQHAFRVIPWQMGVVAKVLHVLPRWLYDRLFEKAPRKPKAGAH